In one window of Acidiferrobacteraceae bacterium DNA:
- a CDS encoding MaoC family dehydratase produces MPGDTARRSRTVAAADIELFTQISGDRNPLHYDEDLARNTRFGGIVVQGGVTSAILNAVVAEDLPGPGTVFLQVNWSFKAPVRPGDTITGEVRITSVREDKPITELDTRVFLADGTEVLTGTAVCYTMALAGIGSG; encoded by the coding sequence TTGCCCGGGGATACGGCCCGGCGCTCCCGCACGGTTGCGGCGGCGGACATCGAACTGTTCACCCAAATCAGCGGCGATCGAAACCCCCTGCACTACGACGAGGATCTTGCCCGGAACACCCGCTTTGGCGGTATCGTGGTACAGGGCGGAGTTACCAGTGCGATTCTGAATGCGGTAGTTGCAGAAGATCTCCCCGGGCCAGGGACGGTATTCCTGCAGGTGAACTGGAGCTTCAAGGCACCGGTCCGGCCGGGCGATACGATCACAGGTGAGGTGCGGATCACGAGCGTGCGCGAGGACAAACCGATCACGGAGCTGGATACCCGCGTGTTCCTGGCCGACGGTACCGAGGTGCTAACTGGAACCGCCGTTTGCTACACCATGGCGCTTGCTGGAATCGGGTCGGGATAG
- a CDS encoding DUF202 domain-containing protein: protein MILRDWLALDRTVLANKRTFLAYGRTAAALLALGIAFVHLIHHRFFEISGYGLMALGVVVFFVGTREFVANTIRLRKLVKKEKELEQRLASALRTGDEAA from the coding sequence ATGATCCTGCGAGACTGGCTGGCGCTGGACCGGACCGTGCTCGCCAACAAACGCACGTTCCTGGCCTATGGCCGCACGGCTGCGGCATTGCTGGCCCTGGGAATCGCGTTCGTACACCTGATCCACCACCGGTTTTTCGAGATCTCCGGCTACGGCCTCATGGCCCTGGGTGTTGTTGTGTTCTTCGTCGGAACCCGGGAATTTGTCGCCAATACCATTCGTCTGCGCAAACTCGTGAAAAAAGAAAAGGAACTGGAGCAACGACTTGCCTCGGCGCTGCGTACCGGCGACGAAGCGGCCTAG
- the ppa gene encoding inorganic diphosphatase: protein MNLDRVGPGKKFPDEFNVIIEIPAHSDPVKYEVDKETGAMFVDRFMNTAMHYPCNYGYVPHTLSEDGDPVDVLVVTPVPLISGSVIHCRAVGLLKMEDESGPDAKVLAVPVDRLCMLYRGAQDPDDMPAQLLAQIAHFFEHYKDLEPNKWVKVEGWTGPEAARKELASSVQRFQEAPEKPYF, encoded by the coding sequence ATGAACCTCGATCGTGTCGGTCCGGGCAAGAAATTCCCGGACGAATTCAATGTCATCATCGAAATTCCGGCCCATTCCGACCCCGTGAAATACGAGGTCGACAAGGAGACGGGGGCGATGTTCGTCGACCGCTTCATGAACACGGCCATGCACTACCCGTGTAACTACGGCTATGTGCCCCACACGCTGTCAGAGGATGGCGACCCGGTGGACGTGCTGGTGGTGACCCCGGTACCCCTGATTTCCGGCTCCGTAATTCACTGCCGGGCCGTGGGCCTGCTCAAGATGGAGGATGAATCCGGCCCTGATGCCAAGGTCCTTGCCGTACCCGTCGACCGTCTGTGCATGCTCTATCGTGGCGCACAGGACCCGGACGACATGCCGGCCCAATTGCTTGCCCAAATTGCCCATTTTTTCGAGCACTACAAGGACCTCGAACCCAACAAATGGGTCAAGGTGGAAGGCTGGACCGGTCCCGAAGCAGCCCGCAAGGAGTTGGCCTCCAGCGTCCAGCGATTCCAGGAAGCCCCGGAAAAACCTTATTTCTAG
- a CDS encoding RDD family protein, with product MNEPQQQKYVGFWLRFLAFLIDSILATAVIVPILSLFFGSTESLDLDVLLGSSTGEQVQYLMRETFSPTSTLQSLLQLVLSALAVILFWISRSATPGKMAIGAEIIDARTGGKPTTGQFIGRYFAYYISMLPLFLGFLWIAFDRRKQGWHDKLAGTVVVRKRH from the coding sequence ATGAATGAGCCGCAACAACAGAAGTACGTGGGTTTCTGGTTGCGGTTCCTCGCCTTCCTGATCGACAGCATTCTCGCCACCGCGGTGATTGTCCCGATACTTTCCCTGTTCTTCGGATCAACTGAGTCTCTTGATCTGGATGTGCTCCTGGGCAGTTCGACCGGCGAGCAGGTGCAGTATCTGATGCGGGAGACTTTCTCGCCCACCAGCACGCTGCAGTCCCTGCTGCAACTGGTCCTCTCGGCGCTCGCCGTGATCCTGTTCTGGATCAGTCGTTCGGCTACCCCGGGCAAGATGGCGATCGGTGCCGAGATCATCGATGCCCGCACCGGCGGCAAGCCGACGACGGGGCAGTTCATTGGCCGGTATTTTGCCTACTATATTTCCATGCTCCCGCTGTTTCTTGGCTTCTTGTGGATTGCCTTCGACCGTCGCAAGCAGGGATGGCACGACAAGCTCGCCGGCACGGTGGTCGTCCGCAAGCGTCATTGA